Proteins from one Parvibaculum lavamentivorans DS-1 genomic window:
- the der gene encoding ribosome biogenesis GTPase Der — translation MSFKVAIVGRPNVGKSTLFNRLVGKKLALVDDTPGVTRDRREGEARLGDLSFTIIDTAGLEEAATGTLEARMRIGTERAIADADLCLLLIDARAGVTPLDKSFSQILRKSPTPVILAANKCEGGAGKAGRMEAYELGLGAPLPLSAEHGEGLGDLYDALAQFAKGLEADDAGQAVEDALAEEQDADAGFDPDAPYEPDLEAPLRVAIIGRPNVGKSTLVNQLLGEDRMLTGPEAGITRDSIGIEWEWRGRRVKLWDTAGMRRRARVTEKLEKLSVADTLRAVRFAEVVVILLDATQPFERQDLHIADLVEQEGRGLLIVVNKWDMVAEPQEVLRVLKEELERLLPQIRGVPIVTLSALTGRGTDKLMPAIERVHTFWNARVPTARLNRWMQEAVSRHQPPAAHGRPVNLKYISQVKSRPPTFAVFSSRADDVPTSYRRYLVNGLRETFDLPGVPIRLFMRKTHNPYADRKKRS, via the coding sequence GTGTCATTCAAGGTCGCCATTGTCGGTCGGCCCAATGTCGGCAAGTCCACGCTGTTCAACCGGCTCGTGGGCAAGAAGCTCGCATTGGTGGACGATACGCCGGGCGTAACGCGCGACCGTCGCGAGGGAGAGGCGCGTCTTGGCGACCTGTCCTTCACCATCATAGATACGGCCGGGCTGGAAGAAGCCGCCACAGGCACCCTTGAAGCCCGCATGCGCATCGGTACCGAGCGTGCCATTGCCGATGCGGATCTTTGTCTCCTGCTGATCGATGCACGCGCGGGCGTGACGCCGCTCGACAAGAGCTTCTCGCAAATTCTCCGCAAGTCGCCGACGCCGGTCATCCTAGCCGCCAACAAATGCGAAGGTGGCGCGGGGAAGGCCGGCCGGATGGAGGCTTATGAGCTCGGCCTCGGCGCGCCGCTTCCGCTCTCGGCTGAACATGGCGAAGGGCTCGGCGACCTTTATGACGCGCTCGCCCAATTCGCGAAGGGCCTCGAAGCGGACGATGCCGGACAGGCGGTCGAGGATGCGCTCGCCGAGGAGCAGGATGCCGACGCAGGCTTCGATCCGGACGCGCCCTATGAGCCGGACCTCGAAGCCCCTCTCCGTGTCGCCATCATCGGCCGTCCCAATGTCGGCAAGTCGACCCTCGTCAATCAGCTTCTCGGCGAAGACCGGATGCTCACCGGCCCCGAAGCCGGTATCACCCGCGACAGTATCGGCATCGAATGGGAATGGCGCGGCCGCCGCGTCAAGCTCTGGGATACTGCCGGCATGCGGCGCCGCGCCCGCGTTACCGAAAAGCTCGAAAAGCTTTCGGTGGCGGACACACTCCGCGCCGTCCGCTTCGCCGAGGTCGTCGTCATCCTTCTTGACGCAACGCAGCCTTTCGAGCGGCAGGACCTCCATATCGCCGATCTCGTGGAGCAGGAAGGCCGCGGCCTCCTGATCGTCGTCAACAAATGGGACATGGTCGCGGAGCCGCAGGAAGTGCTTCGTGTGCTGAAGGAAGAGCTGGAGCGTCTTCTGCCGCAGATACGTGGCGTTCCCATCGTCACGCTGTCGGCGCTGACGGGCAGGGGAACGGACAAGCTCATGCCCGCCATCGAGCGTGTGCATACCTTCTGGAATGCGCGCGTCCCGACAGCGCGGCTCAATCGCTGGATGCAGGAAGCCGTTTCCCGCCACCAGCCGCCCGCCGCGCATGGCCGCCCGGTCAATCTGAAATATATATCTCAGGTGAAGTCGCGCCCGCCCACCTTCGCCGTCTTCTCCAGCCGCGCAGACGACGTGCCGACCTCCTATCGGCGCTATCTGGTGAACGGCCTGCGCGAAACTTTCGATCTGCCGGGTGTTCCCATACGCCTCTTTATGCGCAAAACGCACAATCCCTACGCAGACCGGAAAAAGCGGTCCTGA
- a CDS encoding PQQ-like beta-propeller repeat protein, with translation MTTEFMPAENAKAGSAIGSALRIALLGLVVIGLAGCDTVGNMFSSDDNKTVLPGKRLSVMELGAALEVDPEIADEAVVLPQPYVNEAWPQPGGTADNVMHHLAAPGSLQRIWSVDAGAGSGRVAQLVASPVIADGKIFVLDAETNVRAFDQATGKRLWAAELVPDGEDGREGRGGGVAFDGGRVFVVTGFGTAFALDAAAGTVIWTQKLGEPFRAAPTANGGRVFAITSDNQMIAFAQETGDVLWRHRGIAESAGILSSTSPAVAGAIVIAPYSSGELVALRVENGSPVWSDSLTRTGNVTSLGELNDIAGRPVIDRGRVFAISHSGRMVSIDLRTGERVWTREIGGVQTPWLAGDFIFLVTNNQEVLAISRRDGRIRWITPLPRFEDPEDREGPIEWSGPVLVSDRLVLVSSEGDAVSISPYTGEMLGRIDLPRGTLIAPVVANETLYILTRNAELVALK, from the coding sequence ATGACCACGGAATTCATGCCGGCTGAGAACGCGAAAGCCGGATCGGCAATCGGATCGGCCCTTCGTATCGCACTGCTCGGCCTTGTCGTCATCGGCCTCGCCGGTTGCGACACCGTGGGCAACATGTTCTCGTCCGATGACAACAAGACGGTGCTTCCCGGCAAGCGCCTCTCCGTCATGGAGCTGGGTGCGGCCCTCGAAGTGGACCCGGAAATCGCCGACGAAGCGGTCGTGTTGCCGCAGCCTTACGTCAACGAAGCCTGGCCTCAGCCGGGCGGCACAGCCGACAATGTGATGCACCATCTCGCGGCGCCCGGCTCGCTTCAGCGCATTTGGTCGGTCGATGCCGGTGCCGGCTCCGGCCGCGTCGCGCAGCTCGTTGCGTCGCCGGTCATCGCCGATGGCAAGATTTTCGTTCTCGATGCCGAAACGAATGTCCGCGCTTTCGATCAGGCGACGGGAAAGCGTCTTTGGGCCGCAGAGCTCGTCCCCGATGGGGAAGACGGCAGGGAAGGGCGCGGCGGCGGCGTTGCCTTCGATGGCGGCCGCGTCTTCGTGGTAACCGGCTTCGGCACTGCCTTCGCGCTCGATGCGGCGGCCGGCACGGTGATATGGACCCAGAAGCTGGGCGAGCCCTTCCGCGCCGCGCCGACGGCGAATGGCGGCCGCGTCTTCGCCATCACCTCCGACAATCAGATGATCGCCTTCGCGCAGGAAACCGGCGACGTGCTATGGCGCCATCGCGGCATCGCCGAAAGCGCTGGCATCCTCAGCTCCACCAGCCCCGCCGTTGCAGGCGCAATCGTCATCGCGCCCTATTCGTCGGGCGAGCTGGTCGCGCTGCGCGTGGAAAACGGCAGCCCCGTCTGGAGCGACTCTCTCACCCGCACGGGCAACGTCACCTCGCTGGGTGAGTTGAACGACATCGCCGGCCGTCCGGTCATCGACCGTGGCCGCGTCTTCGCCATCAGCCATTCGGGCCGCATGGTCTCGATCGACCTGCGCACCGGCGAACGCGTCTGGACGCGTGAGATCGGTGGCGTGCAGACGCCGTGGCTCGCGGGCGATTTCATCTTCCTCGTCACGAACAATCAGGAAGTCCTGGCGATTTCCCGTCGCGACGGGCGCATCCGCTGGATCACGCCGCTGCCGCGCTTCGAGGACCCGGAAGACAGGGAAGGGCCGATTGAATGGTCGGGCCCGGTTCTCGTCAGCGATCGCCTGGTGCTCGTCTCGTCGGAAGGAGACGCAGTCTCGATTTCGCCCTATACAGGCGAAATGCTGGGACGCATCGACTTGCCGCGCGGTACGTTGATTGCGCCGGTCGTCGCAAATGAAACGCTCTATATTCTGACGCGCAACGCCGAGCTCGTTGCCCTGAAATAG
- a CDS encoding tetratricopeptide repeat protein: MTDLFREVEEDLRREQFSKLWDKYGAWLIGAVVALVLVVAAIVGWRAWSHSQRVEASARFEETVIKAQDAAPAEAAAAFAELAESTSGGYAVLARLHEADKRLAAGERDVALAVYGEVANGGAPAIVRGMARIKEGLLLVDTASYDDMKARMSPLVDSASPWRENALELLALAAMRDGEWEDANRNAAAIIANQATPAGLRDRAHVIQALVAPHLLAEEEAQPAETTQEAPATEPPAETE; the protein is encoded by the coding sequence TTGACCGATCTCTTTCGCGAAGTCGAAGAAGACCTTCGCCGCGAACAATTCAGCAAGCTTTGGGATAAGTACGGCGCCTGGCTTATCGGCGCCGTCGTCGCCTTGGTTCTCGTTGTCGCCGCCATTGTCGGCTGGCGCGCCTGGTCCCATTCGCAGCGGGTGGAGGCTTCCGCCCGTTTCGAGGAGACGGTCATAAAGGCTCAGGACGCCGCGCCGGCGGAAGCCGCCGCCGCCTTCGCCGAACTCGCGGAAAGCACCAGCGGCGGTTATGCCGTCCTCGCCCGACTGCACGAAGCGGACAAGCGCCTCGCGGCCGGCGAGCGCGATGTCGCGCTGGCGGTCTACGGCGAAGTGGCAAATGGCGGCGCCCCCGCCATTGTCCGTGGCATGGCCCGGATCAAGGAAGGCCTCCTCCTCGTCGATACCGCAAGCTACGACGATATGAAGGCGCGCATGTCGCCGCTCGTCGACAGCGCCTCGCCCTGGCGTGAAAATGCGCTGGAGCTGCTGGCGCTCGCCGCCATGCGCGACGGCGAATGGGAAGATGCAAACCGGAATGCGGCGGCGATCATCGCAAATCAGGCGACGCCCGCCGGTCTGCGCGACCGTGCTCACGTCATACAGGCCCTCGTCGCGCCGCACCTCTTGGCCGAAGAAGAAGCGCAACCTGCCGAGACAACACAAGAAGCCCCAGCCACAGAGCCCCCGGCCGAGACGGAGTAA
- the panB gene encoding 3-methyl-2-oxobutanoate hydroxymethyltransferase, with translation MSVQSKIKRVTVPEIRARKGAEPIVSLTAYHAHTARYIDPYVDFLLVGDSLGMVMYGMETTLGVTLDMMIAHGAAVVRGTERALVVVDMPFGSYEESPEIAFRNACRVIKETGCTAVKLEGGTRIAETIRYLTLRGIPVMAHIGLTPQNIQVMGGFKTQGREEGEWAAIEADAKAVAEAGAFAVVLEGMAEPLAARITGQIDIPTIGIGASPNCDGQILVLEDMLGLSPRPAKFVREFATLGAQIAGAAEAYARAVRERSFPAAEHTYSMKKAK, from the coding sequence ATGTCTGTACAATCCAAGATCAAGCGCGTCACCGTGCCTGAAATTCGCGCCCGCAAGGGAGCGGAGCCCATCGTCTCCCTCACCGCCTATCACGCGCATACGGCGCGCTACATCGACCCCTATGTCGACTTCCTCCTCGTGGGCGACAGTCTCGGCATGGTCATGTACGGCATGGAGACGACGCTCGGCGTCACCCTCGACATGATGATTGCTCACGGCGCCGCCGTGGTGCGCGGCACCGAGCGCGCGCTGGTCGTGGTCGACATGCCCTTCGGCTCCTACGAGGAAAGCCCCGAAATTGCCTTCCGAAATGCCTGCCGGGTCATCAAGGAAACCGGCTGCACGGCGGTAAAGCTCGAAGGCGGCACCCGCATTGCCGAAACGATCCGTTATCTCACCTTGCGCGGCATCCCCGTCATGGCCCATATCGGCCTCACGCCGCAGAACATCCAGGTCATGGGCGGCTTCAAGACGCAAGGCCGCGAAGAGGGCGAATGGGCCGCCATCGAGGCAGATGCCAAGGCCGTCGCGGAGGCTGGCGCCTTCGCCGTCGTGCTGGAGGGCATGGCCGAGCCGCTCGCCGCCCGCATTACCGGTCAGATCGACATCCCGACCATCGGCATCGGCGCCTCGCCCAATTGCGACGGCCAGATTCTGGTGCTCGAGGACATGCTGGGCCTCTCGCCCCGCCCGGCGAAATTCGTCCGCGAATTCGCCACTCTGGGGGCCCAGATCGCCGGTGCGGCGGAGGCCTATGCCCGCGCCGTCCGCGAGCGCAGCTTCCCGGCGGCGGAACACACCTACAGCATGAAAAAGGCAAAATAG
- a CDS encoding tetratricopeptide repeat protein, with product MAALLAALAFMAPAALRADAIDDNNFCYAQFATGNNEAAIGYCTKAIDSGELSEPDLISALINRGVAYKNVGNLEAAIADYTAALRIAPRDALVYRNRANALREMGDYDAATADIEQSISLDPQSAAAWYVRGAIMEAREDKVSARKFYMTALGLEPDNEAYKDKILGLDAE from the coding sequence ATGGCGGCATTGCTGGCGGCGCTCGCGTTCATGGCGCCTGCCGCTCTGCGCGCGGATGCGATAGACGACAACAATTTCTGCTACGCTCAATTCGCGACCGGCAACAATGAGGCCGCCATCGGCTACTGCACGAAGGCGATCGATTCCGGAGAGCTTTCGGAGCCGGACCTCATCTCCGCCCTCATCAATCGCGGCGTCGCCTACAAGAATGTCGGCAATCTCGAAGCCGCCATCGCCGATTACACCGCCGCGCTGCGTATCGCGCCGCGCGATGCGCTCGTCTACCGCAATCGAGCCAACGCATTGCGCGAGATGGGGGACTACGACGCCGCCACCGCCGATATCGAACAATCGATCTCTCTCGATCCGCAAAGTGCCGCCGCGTGGTATGTGCGCGGCGCCATCATGGAGGCGCGCGAAGACAAGGTGTCCGCGCGCAAGTTCTACATGACGGCCTTGGGCCTTGAGCCGGACAACGAGGCGTATAAAGACAAAATTCTGGGACTGGACGCGGAATGA
- a CDS encoding nuclear transport factor 2 family protein: MTTTQLDDTARNIAVTKALFLAFGAKDIPAILEFLHPEAVIEFYGPTTIPYAGIYRGKDKCERFFERVLSSVDIHQFDAEEFIAERDKVVVTGHLNLTARSTGRSIDSDFVHVITLKDRKWLRFRDFMNTSVAVAAFS; the protein is encoded by the coding sequence ATGACAACGACGCAACTCGACGACACCGCGCGCAACATCGCCGTCACCAAGGCTCTCTTCCTCGCCTTCGGCGCAAAGGACATACCGGCTATTTTGGAGTTCCTTCACCCCGAAGCCGTGATCGAGTTTTACGGGCCGACCACCATTCCCTATGCAGGCATCTATCGCGGCAAGGATAAATGCGAGCGCTTCTTCGAGCGGGTGCTCAGTTCCGTCGACATTCATCAGTTCGACGCGGAGGAGTTCATTGCCGAGCGTGACAAGGTCGTGGTGACGGGACATCTGAACCTGACAGCCCGCTCGACAGGCCGCTCCATCGACTCCGATTTCGTGCATGTCATCACCCTGAAAGACCGGAAATGGCTCCGCTTCAGGGATTTCATGAACACATCCGTCGCGGTCGCCGCTTTCTCCTGA
- a CDS encoding cytochrome P450: protein MQEIRKSDRADDLAALVAALPAGDTIASPYALYDRLRPYGPVYGYRDYPPGTVPDADEAVTAWVLLNYDHVSAAARDHRIFSSRDPLQEQSSAPTLMLVNHDNPEHDRLRSIVNLAFSRPRIEALDPWVREIVGGMVAGLGDGDTEVMEALAARIPARIMVGLLGLPEEVVDRFRHWATAFMLSADLDPAEREASNAELVRYFTETVDSLYGALEAGDPVPDGLIAALLKAEVDGEQLTLDEVIRFCITLVVAGSETTTFLLGNLLHNLAVMPDIRAQLAANRALIGPFIDESLRHSGPPQRLFRIATQDVEVGGARISKGDWVALFFAAANHDPAMFPDPEKFDISRPNLNKQLTFGVGIHHCLGSALARMEGRALIEAILDRMDDVSLGALPPVPQRASLLNHGFDSLTLRFTAREDETQ from the coding sequence ATGCAGGAAATCCGGAAATCCGACCGGGCGGACGATCTCGCGGCGCTTGTGGCGGCTTTGCCCGCAGGCGACACCATCGCCTCGCCTTATGCGCTCTATGACAGGCTCCGGCCCTATGGCCCCGTCTATGGCTACCGCGATTACCCGCCCGGCACCGTGCCGGATGCGGACGAGGCGGTAACGGCCTGGGTGCTTCTGAATTACGACCATGTCTCCGCCGCCGCGCGCGATCACCGCATATTTTCCTCGCGCGATCCGCTGCAGGAGCAGTCCTCAGCGCCGACGCTGATGCTCGTGAACCACGACAATCCCGAGCACGACCGCCTTCGCAGCATCGTCAATCTCGCCTTTTCCCGCCCTCGTATCGAGGCGCTCGATCCCTGGGTGCGCGAAATCGTCGGCGGCATGGTGGCAGGCCTTGGCGATGGCGATACCGAAGTGATGGAGGCGCTCGCCGCCCGCATCCCGGCCCGCATCATGGTCGGCCTGCTGGGTCTCCCCGAGGAAGTGGTAGACCGGTTTCGTCATTGGGCGACGGCCTTCATGCTGTCCGCCGATCTCGATCCCGCCGAACGTGAGGCGAGCAATGCCGAACTGGTCCGCTATTTCACCGAAACCGTGGATAGCCTCTATGGCGCTCTCGAGGCGGGCGATCCCGTTCCGGATGGCCTCATCGCCGCACTCCTGAAGGCGGAAGTCGATGGCGAGCAACTGACCCTCGATGAAGTGATCCGCTTCTGTATCACGCTCGTTGTCGCAGGCTCGGAAACGACAACCTTTCTCCTCGGCAACCTGCTGCACAATCTCGCTGTCATGCCGGACATTCGTGCGCAGCTTGCGGCGAACCGCGCTCTCATCGGTCCCTTCATCGACGAAAGCCTTCGCCATAGCGGTCCGCCGCAACGCCTCTTCCGCATCGCGACGCAGGATGTGGAGGTCGGCGGCGCCAGAATTTCGAAGGGCGATTGGGTGGCGCTCTTCTTCGCCGCCGCCAACCACGATCCCGCCATGTTCCCGGATCCGGAAAAGTTCGACATCTCTAGGCCTAACCTCAACAAGCAGCTCACCTTCGGCGTCGGCATCCACCACTGTCTGGGTTCGGCTCTCGCCCGCATGGAGGGCAGGGCCCTCATCGAGGCGATCCTCGACCGGATGGACGATGTCTCTCTCGGTGCGCTGCCGCCGGTGCCGCAGCGCGCCAGTCTTCTCAATCACGGCTTCGACAGTCTCACGCTCCGCTTCACCGCCCGGGAGGATGAAACGCAATGA